In the Muricauda sp. MAR_2010_75 genome, one interval contains:
- the truB gene encoding tRNA pseudouridine(55) synthase TruB codes for MKTKDDFLNGQILLIDKPLEWSSFQAVNALKWAIRKKFDLKKIKIGHAGTLDPLATGLLIICTGKFTKKIPELQGQVKEYIGTFTLGATTPSYDMETEVDQTYPTAHLTQASIKKATNQFLGEIDQVPPIFSALKKDGKRLYEFAREGKDVQIKSRKIEILEFEITRISLPEVDFRVVCSKGTYIRSLAHDFGKAVGSGAYLSALRRTKIGDFNVNNATSPKVFKENL; via the coding sequence TTGAAAACCAAAGATGATTTTTTGAATGGTCAAATTCTATTGATCGACAAGCCGTTGGAATGGAGTTCCTTTCAAGCGGTGAATGCCCTTAAGTGGGCCATACGGAAAAAATTTGACCTTAAAAAGATAAAAATCGGCCATGCGGGTACACTTGACCCTTTGGCCACGGGTCTTTTGATTATCTGTACGGGCAAGTTCACCAAGAAAATTCCAGAGCTTCAGGGGCAAGTCAAAGAATATATTGGCACATTCACACTAGGTGCAACCACCCCTTCTTACGATATGGAAACTGAAGTAGACCAAACTTATCCCACAGCACATTTAACGCAAGCATCCATTAAAAAAGCTACGAACCAATTTTTGGGTGAAATTGACCAGGTTCCTCCCATCTTTTCGGCCTTAAAAAAAGACGGAAAACGGTTATATGAATTTGCCCGGGAAGGCAAGGATGTTCAAATAAAATCAAGAAAAATAGAGATATTGGAATTTGAAATTACCCGAATTTCATTGCCGGAAGTGGATTTTAGGGTCGTGTGCAGCAAGGGCACCTATATTCGTTCTTTGGCGCACGATTTTGGCAAAGCTGTAGGTTCTGGAGCTTATTTATCGGCCCTTAGAAGAACCAAAATAGGGGATTTCAACGTAAATAATGCTACAAGCCCCAAGGTTTTCAAAGAAAATCTGTGA
- a CDS encoding energy transducer TonB, with translation MNLNLNRSQLSLLITFFSMSIVVLLLFNIHLGGMKEEEYVIEMSLADEDIEELLEQEEERLEELANNDPIKSHMAFNETAKPTIGNPEPLKTLEELLEEKALSSETGEYADNSGFEEQLKQLKAKRDENKEKLGEREAQKEEFTNYLKDRRTSISFSLVERNAYYLPPPIYTCIEGGKVVVNIKVDDNGYVTEASFNDKSSGTSNGCLVDNAITYALKARFSPDSKATQIGTITYLFQGK, from the coding sequence ATGAACCTTAATCTTAACAGAAGTCAGTTATCACTATTGATCACATTCTTCTCCATGTCCATCGTGGTCTTGTTGTTGTTCAACATTCACTTGGGGGGTATGAAGGAAGAAGAATATGTTATTGAAATGAGCTTGGCCGATGAAGATATTGAGGAATTGTTGGAACAAGAGGAAGAGCGATTGGAAGAATTGGCCAACAACGACCCCATTAAAAGCCATATGGCTTTTAACGAGACCGCCAAACCTACCATAGGAAATCCCGAACCCCTGAAAACTTTAGAGGAACTCTTGGAAGAAAAAGCATTAAGTAGCGAAACTGGTGAATATGCAGACAATTCCGGTTTTGAGGAGCAGTTGAAGCAACTTAAGGCAAAGCGTGACGAGAATAAAGAAAAACTGGGCGAACGTGAAGCGCAAAAAGAAGAATTCACCAATTATTTAAAGGACAGACGAACCTCCATTTCGTTTTCACTAGTGGAGCGTAATGCCTATTACCTTCCCCCTCCTATTTATACCTGTATTGAAGGGGGCAAAGTGGTCGTCAATATAAAAGTGGATGACAACGGGTATGTTACGGAAGCTTCGTTTAACGATAAAAGCTCTGGAACCAGCAACGGTTGTTTGGTGGACAATGCCATTACCTACGCCCTTAAAGCACGGTTCAGTCCCGATTCCAAAGCAACACAAATTGGCACCATTACCTACCTATTCCAAGGGAAGTAA
- a CDS encoding thioredoxin family protein produces the protein MDLLEKHVQHDKPTLVQQGISMGMDYQKYRNLVHHLVEIEQTTGHIQTEANIHYTQLNDRRMKRWDKTFVIPEEIQQKVINLKSRLAFLVITESWCGDAAHSLPIINKIAGLNPNIDFKIVLRDEVPEIMDAFLTNKARSIPKVVLWDKEKKTILGEWGPRPRAATKMVEAYKQEHGKLTPDFKQDLQVWYNKDKGEGILQDILDLLPLE, from the coding sequence ATGGACTTATTGGAAAAGCACGTACAGCATGATAAACCCACTTTGGTGCAGCAAGGCATCTCCATGGGAATGGATTACCAGAAATACAGGAATTTAGTGCACCATTTGGTTGAAATTGAACAAACCACTGGTCATATTCAAACCGAAGCGAACATCCATTATACCCAACTCAATGACCGCAGAATGAAACGTTGGGACAAAACCTTTGTGATTCCCGAAGAGATTCAACAGAAGGTTATCAACTTAAAATCAAGGTTGGCATTCTTGGTGATTACCGAAAGTTGGTGCGGGGATGCGGCGCATAGCTTGCCTATCATCAATAAGATTGCAGGACTCAACCCCAATATCGATTTTAAAATAGTTCTTAGAGATGAGGTCCCTGAGATTATGGATGCCTTTTTGACCAACAAAGCCCGTTCCATCCCCAAAGTGGTTCTGTGGGATAAGGAGAAAAAGACAATTTTGGGTGAATGGGGACCAAGACCGCGTGCGGCCACTAAAATGGTGGAGGCCTATAAACAGGAACATGGAAAACTTACCCCAGATTTTAAACAGGACCTTCAGGTTTGGTACAATAAGGATAAAGGAGAGGGTATTTTACAAGATATTTTGGATTTACTTCCCTTGGAATAG
- a CDS encoding DNA-3-methyladenine glycosylase I: MDKHRCGWCVGDPLYEAYHDLEWGVPVKDDDTLFEFLILETFQAGLSWITILRKRENFREAFDRFDYKKIAEYNQDKIEELLQNPGIIRNKLKVNATVSNAKAFMEIQEEFGSFSKYIWDFVDGSPVKNAWENYKHAPATSEISDAISKDLKKRGFKFVGSTVIYAHMQATGMVNDHEIHCFRYDEV, translated from the coding sequence ATGGATAAACATCGATGCGGTTGGTGTGTGGGCGACCCGCTTTATGAAGCTTATCACGATTTGGAATGGGGTGTTCCCGTAAAGGATGATGATACACTTTTTGAGTTTTTGATACTGGAGACGTTTCAAGCGGGACTCAGTTGGATCACTATTCTCCGAAAACGGGAAAACTTCAGGGAGGCGTTTGACCGTTTCGATTACAAGAAGATTGCAGAATACAATCAGGATAAAATTGAAGAGCTGCTACAAAACCCAGGTATCATTCGGAACAAATTAAAAGTAAACGCCACAGTGTCCAATGCCAAGGCTTTTATGGAAATCCAAGAGGAATTTGGAAGTTTCAGCAAGTACATCTGGGATTTTGTAGATGGTAGCCCTGTTAAAAATGCTTGGGAAAACTACAAGCACGCTCCGGCCACCAGTGAAATATCGGATGCCATTAGCAAAGATCTAAAAAAACGAGGGTTCAAATTTGTGGGCAGCACGGTCATCTATGCCCACATGCAGGCCACAGGCATGGTAAATGATCACGAAATTCATTGTTTTAGGTATGATGAGGTCTAG
- the aat gene encoding leucyl/phenylalanyl-tRNA--protein transferase, giving the protein MENNRNNFPLHFLGDRLEFPPVETANGDGLLAVGGDLSPERLLLAYKSGIFPWFNDDTLILWWSPDPRMVLFPKKVKVSKSMRKVLRDSKFKLTQNTCFDEVMEQCALVARKGQDGTWITSKMKAAYAELHKKGFARSYEVWEDEKLVGGLYGVDLGHVFCGESMFSLQPNASKFAFIKMAKELDTKGYRLIDCQVHTEHLESLGAELIPRKKFMELL; this is encoded by the coding sequence TTGGAAAATAACAGGAATAACTTCCCGCTACACTTTTTAGGGGATCGATTGGAGTTTCCTCCCGTTGAAACGGCTAATGGAGATGGATTGTTGGCCGTTGGGGGTGATTTGTCGCCTGAAAGACTGTTGTTGGCCTATAAAAGTGGCATTTTTCCTTGGTTTAATGATGACACCTTGATTTTGTGGTGGAGCCCAGACCCGCGAATGGTGCTTTTCCCGAAAAAGGTAAAAGTATCCAAAAGTATGCGTAAGGTCTTACGTGATAGTAAGTTCAAGCTGACCCAAAATACTTGTTTTGATGAAGTTATGGAACAGTGTGCTTTGGTGGCACGTAAAGGACAAGACGGTACGTGGATCACTTCAAAAATGAAAGCGGCCTATGCCGAACTTCACAAAAAAGGTTTTGCCCGTTCCTATGAAGTATGGGAAGATGAAAAATTAGTCGGAGGGTTGTATGGTGTGGATTTGGGGCATGTGTTTTGTGGTGAAAGTATGTTCAGTTTGCAGCCCAATGCTTCCAAATTTGCTTTTATAAAAATGGCGAAAGAATTGGACACAAAAGGATATCGACTTATTGATTGTCAGGTCCATACCGAGCATTTGGAAAGCTTGGGCGCGGAATTGATTCCCCGGAAAAAATTTATGGAATTGTTGTAG
- a CDS encoding short-chain fatty acid transporter: protein MDLTKVIERIFRRYLPSPFTIAVLLTVLTIILALIFTENTSDENHFVAILSHWEDGIWNNGLLVFAYQMMLILVLGHVLVLSKPMERLILKITGLVKNTSSATVLVVVPTLLVSFFNWGLGLIFGAILARKVGEYAQTNNISINYPLIGACGYSGLMVWHGGISGSAPIKVAESGHLKGLLETNASNEVLARLPDSISTALTVFSYWNLILFVLVALSITVLAYYLSKRTNTTATDLKGYQFKTSERKQLEGAERLDYSTWVSTAFGILILLAFLIQYLPALRTLNITPNMLNFFMLGLAIILHGSFKSFLTAVEQAIGDTAGILIQFPLYFGIMGIMSGSGMIQSISDFFVSISTATTLPIFTFMSAGLVNIFVPSGGGQWAVQGPLVLQSALQLGVPLPKAVMALAYGDQVTNMLQPFWALPLLGITKLQAREILPYTLMFMVVGSIIYIVGLLIF, encoded by the coding sequence TTGGACCTTACCAAGGTCATAGAACGTATTTTTAGGAGGTATTTACCCTCCCCATTTACCATTGCGGTATTGCTCACCGTTCTTACCATAATTTTGGCCTTGATTTTTACGGAAAATACTTCCGATGAAAATCATTTTGTTGCTATTCTTTCCCATTGGGAGGATGGTATTTGGAACAACGGACTTTTGGTATTTGCCTACCAAATGATGCTCATTTTGGTGTTGGGCCATGTGTTGGTACTGAGCAAACCCATGGAACGGTTGATTTTGAAAATCACCGGTTTGGTAAAAAACACCTCCAGTGCCACAGTATTGGTGGTAGTGCCCACACTGTTGGTTTCCTTCTTCAATTGGGGGCTTGGACTCATTTTTGGTGCGATTTTGGCCCGAAAAGTTGGCGAATATGCCCAAACCAACAACATTTCAATCAATTATCCACTAATCGGTGCCTGTGGCTACTCCGGGTTAATGGTCTGGCATGGCGGAATCAGTGGTTCTGCTCCCATAAAAGTTGCTGAGTCGGGGCATTTAAAAGGGTTGCTGGAAACTAATGCCAGTAATGAGGTGTTGGCTCGATTACCTGACAGCATTTCCACAGCACTTACCGTTTTCAGCTATTGGAATCTGATCCTTTTTGTATTGGTGGCCCTTTCCATTACCGTTTTGGCGTATTACCTGAGCAAAAGGACCAACACCACAGCCACTGATTTAAAAGGGTATCAGTTCAAAACTAGTGAACGGAAACAACTCGAGGGGGCAGAGCGATTGGATTATTCCACATGGGTCTCAACCGCATTTGGAATTTTAATTTTGCTTGCCTTTTTGATTCAGTACTTGCCAGCACTCAGAACTTTGAACATCACTCCGAATATGCTCAATTTTTTTATGTTGGGCTTGGCTATTATCCTGCATGGTAGTTTTAAAAGTTTTTTGACCGCAGTGGAGCAGGCCATTGGTGATACGGCTGGAATTTTGATTCAGTTTCCACTGTATTTTGGCATCATGGGCATCATGTCAGGTAGCGGAATGATTCAGAGCATTTCAGATTTTTTTGTGTCCATCAGTACAGCAACCACATTGCCGATCTTCACTTTTATGAGTGCTGGTCTTGTTAATATTTTTGTGCCCAGTGGGGGTGGCCAATGGGCCGTTCAAGGACCATTGGTTTTGCAATCTGCCCTACAGCTTGGGGTTCCACTGCCCAAAGCTGTCATGGCCCTGGCCTACGGAGATCAAGTAACGAATATGTTACAGCCCTTTTGGGCCTTACCTTTGTTGGGAATTACAAAGTTACAGGCGAGGGAGATTCTTCCTTACACCCTGATGTTTATGGTTGTGGGCAGTATCATATATATAGTTGGTCTGCTTATTTTTTAG
- a CDS encoding DUF3127 domain-containing protein: MEVQGRIKMIDETKTYGNNGFRKREVVVTTEEQYPQHILVEFVQDKCDLLNNYSVGQMVKISINLRGREWVNPQGETKYFNSIQGWRIESLQPEAGSDDMPPVPPMEAFEPADDLNEEDHDDLPF, translated from the coding sequence ATGGAAGTTCAGGGAAGAATAAAAATGATAGATGAAACCAAAACGTATGGGAACAATGGTTTCCGCAAGCGAGAAGTGGTCGTTACCACGGAAGAACAATATCCACAGCATATTTTGGTGGAGTTTGTACAGGATAAATGCGATTTGCTGAACAACTACAGTGTGGGACAAATGGTGAAAATCAGCATCAACTTGAGAGGAAGGGAGTGGGTGAATCCGCAAGGAGAGACCAAATATTTCAATTCCATTCAAGGGTGGCGCATTGAAAGCCTCCAGCCTGAAGCCGGCTCTGACGATATGCCTCCGGTTCCACCAATGGAAGCCTTTGAACCTGCTGATGACCTCAATGAGGAAGATCACGACGACCTTCCATTCTAA
- a CDS encoding PAS domain-containing sensor histidine kinase, whose product MNFSPRRKASNITLLISAFIIVSLILWNTNSFFKKFKEEERLKMEIWATAQSELIQSSVDQELGNLTLKVMGNNTSTPMILVNEEGSYKTHNIPEDKIADSSYIQKKIKQFRSENEPIEIIQDGELLETLYYGNSEVLNKLKYYPLALLLIIFLFGAVIFFFFRTNKASEQNKLWAGMAKETAHQIGTPLTSLLGWNELLKSEDINPDITVEIAKDIDRLQTITERFSKIGSTPDLEVHDIVEETKKAYEYLKKRSSKLIHFSFSSNVEELYVLLNPPLYNWSIENLVKNGIDAMKGKGNIAIQIDKKGQNVNILVSDTGHGIPKSDFQNIFSPGVTSKKRGWGLGLSLVKRIVEEYHKGKIKVLSSSKEGTIMQISLRVK is encoded by the coding sequence ATGAACTTTAGCCCTAGACGGAAAGCTTCCAATATTACCTTGCTGATTTCGGCTTTTATTATTGTTAGCTTGATTTTGTGGAACACCAATAGCTTTTTTAAGAAGTTCAAGGAGGAAGAACGATTAAAAATGGAGATTTGGGCCACGGCTCAATCGGAGCTCATTCAATCTTCCGTGGATCAAGAACTGGGAAACCTGACGCTGAAGGTGATGGGCAACAATACCTCCACCCCTATGATCTTGGTAAATGAAGAGGGGTCTTACAAAACCCATAACATTCCTGAAGACAAGATTGCCGATAGCAGCTATATCCAAAAAAAAATAAAACAGTTCCGTAGTGAAAATGAGCCCATTGAAATCATTCAAGACGGTGAACTTTTGGAGACGCTCTACTACGGAAATTCAGAAGTATTGAACAAATTAAAGTATTATCCCCTAGCCCTCTTGTTGATCATTTTTTTGTTTGGAGCGGTCATTTTCTTTTTCTTCAGGACCAACAAAGCTTCGGAACAAAACAAACTTTGGGCAGGTATGGCCAAAGAGACGGCACATCAAATTGGTACTCCCTTGACTTCACTTTTGGGCTGGAATGAGTTGTTGAAATCAGAGGACATTAATCCTGATATCACCGTTGAGATTGCCAAGGATATTGATCGCCTGCAGACCATAACCGAACGGTTCTCCAAAATAGGTTCCACGCCCGATTTGGAGGTGCATGATATTGTGGAAGAGACTAAAAAAGCTTATGAGTATTTAAAGAAGCGTAGCTCCAAGTTGATACACTTTTCCTTTAGCTCCAATGTTGAAGAACTATACGTGCTTTTAAATCCACCCTTGTATAATTGGAGCATAGAAAATTTGGTGAAAAATGGCATTGATGCCATGAAAGGGAAGGGAAATATTGCCATTCAAATTGATAAAAAAGGCCAAAATGTTAATATCTTAGTTTCGGATACGGGGCACGGTATCCCAAAAAGTGATTTTCAGAACATTTTCAGCCCGGGGGTAACCTCCAAAAAAAGAGGCTGGGGATTGGGTCTTTCGTTGGTAAAAAGAATTGTGGAAGAGTACCATAAAGGAAAAATTAAAGTACTTTCGTCCAGCAAAGAAGGAACAATCATGCAAATTTCGCTAAGAGTAAAATGA
- a CDS encoding HIT family protein yields the protein MPSIFTKIINGDIPCYKIAEDDHNFAFLDINPNAKGHTLCVPRKEVDKILDLDEDSYMKLMAFSRKVGRAIEAAIDCKRVGMSVIGLEVPHVHVHLIPLHSMKNATFQHKENLDAREFEAIASKIKEQLK from the coding sequence ATGCCCAGTATTTTCACCAAGATTATCAACGGAGATATCCCGTGCTACAAAATAGCTGAGGACGACCATAATTTTGCTTTTTTGGATATTAACCCAAATGCCAAGGGCCATACGCTTTGTGTTCCCAGAAAAGAAGTGGACAAGATCTTGGATTTGGATGAGGACTCCTACATGAAACTAATGGCTTTTTCCAGAAAAGTGGGCAGGGCCATTGAGGCGGCAATTGATTGCAAACGTGTGGGAATGTCTGTGATTGGGTTGGAAGTACCCCATGTGCATGTACACCTTATTCCACTCCACAGTATGAAAAATGCAACCTTTCAGCACAAAGAAAACTTGGATGCCAGGGAATTTGAAGCAATAGCGAGTAAAATTAAAGAGCAACTTAAATAA
- the greA gene encoding transcription elongation factor GreA → MSKVSYYTSEGLKKLREELNHLKDVERPKASQAIAEARDKGDLSENAEYDAAKEAQGLLEMKISKMEETLSNARLIDESQLDNSKILVLSTVKLKNQANGMEMKYTLVAESEADLKTGKISVTSPIGKGLLGKSVGDVAEIKVPNGTLKLEILEITRN, encoded by the coding sequence ATGAGCAAAGTATCTTATTATACTTCGGAGGGATTAAAAAAATTGAGGGAGGAGCTGAACCACCTTAAGGATGTGGAACGTCCCAAAGCCTCCCAGGCCATAGCAGAGGCACGGGACAAAGGCGATTTATCCGAGAATGCGGAATATGATGCGGCCAAGGAGGCCCAAGGTCTTTTGGAAATGAAGATTTCCAAGATGGAAGAAACCTTGTCCAATGCCAGATTGATTGATGAATCCCAATTGGACAATTCAAAAATATTGGTGCTGTCCACAGTGAAGCTAAAGAACCAAGCGAACGGTATGGAAATGAAATATACCTTGGTAGCAGAAAGTGAGGCTGACCTTAAAACGGGTAAAATTTCTGTAACCTCTCCCATTGGAAAAGGCTTATTGGGAAAATCCGTGGGGGATGTAGCTGAAATCAAAGTCCCCAACGGAACGTTAAAGTTGGAGATTTTAGAGATCACACGTAATTAA
- a CDS encoding aldo/keto reductase yields the protein MQYRKLGKTGLSVSEISLGTWQVGGKWGSGFDDSLAERIINEAIDAGINFIDTADVYEAGASEAAVGRVVKSRSEEIYVATKCGRQINPHVNEGYTVKALRNYVENSLKNSGLECLDLIQLHCPPTEVYYRPEIFELFDRLKDEGKIKNLGVSVEKVEEALKGMEYPNVTTVQIIFNMFRQRPSELFFEQAKKKDVGIIVRVPLASGLLTGKFSSDSTFEKDDHRFFNREGAAFDKGETFSGIPFELGLDAVEELKRLFPNHKNLAPIALRWILDFPEVSCIIPGASKAEHLHSNLEATTIPSLTEEQAKGVKAIYEKYIKKQVHQLW from the coding sequence ATGCAATACAGAAAACTTGGAAAAACCGGACTCAGCGTCTCTGAAATCTCTTTGGGAACATGGCAAGTGGGAGGCAAATGGGGTTCGGGTTTTGATGATTCCCTTGCAGAACGCATTATCAACGAAGCCATTGATGCAGGCATTAATTTTATAGACACCGCCGACGTATATGAGGCCGGCGCCAGCGAGGCCGCCGTAGGCAGAGTGGTGAAATCCAGGTCCGAAGAAATTTATGTGGCCACCAAGTGTGGACGGCAAATCAATCCCCATGTTAATGAGGGCTATACGGTAAAAGCTTTGCGGAATTATGTGGAGAATAGCCTTAAAAATTCAGGCTTGGAGTGTTTGGACCTTATCCAATTGCACTGCCCACCCACTGAAGTCTACTACAGACCTGAAATCTTTGAGCTTTTTGACCGCTTGAAGGACGAAGGAAAAATAAAAAACTTGGGGGTGAGCGTTGAAAAGGTCGAAGAAGCCCTAAAAGGAATGGAATACCCGAATGTGACCACCGTACAGATCATCTTCAATATGTTTCGGCAACGCCCTTCGGAGTTGTTTTTTGAACAGGCCAAGAAAAAGGATGTAGGCATCATTGTCCGAGTGCCTTTGGCGAGTGGCTTGCTTACCGGAAAATTTTCATCGGACTCTACTTTTGAAAAAGACGACCACCGCTTTTTTAACCGTGAAGGTGCCGCTTTTGACAAAGGTGAAACCTTTTCCGGAATTCCATTTGAATTAGGTTTGGACGCTGTGGAAGAGCTTAAAAGGCTTTTCCCAAATCATAAAAATTTGGCGCCAATTGCCTTACGATGGATTTTGGATTTTCCCGAGGTGAGTTGCATTATTCCTGGTGCCTCAAAAGCGGAACATTTGCATTCCAATTTGGAAGCTACAACCATTCCTTCACTAACCGAAGAGCAGGCTAAAGGAGTCAAAGCTATTTACGAGAAATACATCAAAAAGCAGGTGCACCAACTTTGGTAG
- a CDS encoding Gfo/Idh/MocA family protein translates to MTESHFVFTEDKPLRWGVIGCGSVAEKKSVPAYQKTPGFLVHSVMRRDAQKVEDYAKRHRVAHWTTDAKAVIDNPDVDAIYIATPPDTHKLYALQTAAAGKPCCIEKPMAPNYQDSLAIYEAFTSKGIPLFVAYYRRSLPRFLQIKQWLDEKQIGEVRHIHWQKTQPPNELDLSGKYNWRTDKTVAPGGYFDDLASHGLDLFTFLLGEIQKVHGVATNQQGLYSAYDAVSGSWIHTNDITGEGVWNFGTQDRVDKVEILGSQGTITFAVLDEAPIELKNAAGHQVLEIPHPEHVQQYHVENIKNHFLGNGEHPSLGKSALHTSWIMDRILGVI, encoded by the coding sequence ATGACAGAATCCCATTTTGTTTTTACTGAAGATAAACCCTTACGATGGGGTGTGATCGGCTGCGGAAGTGTGGCCGAAAAAAAAAGCGTACCCGCCTACCAAAAAACGCCAGGTTTTTTGGTGCATTCCGTCATGCGACGCGATGCCCAAAAGGTAGAAGACTATGCCAAAAGGCACCGTGTTGCACATTGGACCACAGATGCCAAAGCGGTCATTGATAACCCTGATGTTGATGCCATTTATATTGCCACGCCACCCGATACCCATAAATTGTATGCACTTCAGACGGCGGCGGCTGGAAAACCTTGTTGTATAGAAAAACCCATGGCGCCCAATTATCAGGATAGTTTGGCAATTTATGAGGCCTTTACATCCAAAGGCATTCCACTTTTTGTTGCCTATTACCGAAGGTCATTGCCCCGTTTTCTTCAAATTAAACAATGGCTGGACGAAAAACAGATAGGTGAAGTACGGCATATCCATTGGCAAAAAACCCAACCGCCCAACGAATTGGATTTGAGCGGGAAATACAATTGGCGAACGGATAAAACCGTGGCGCCTGGAGGCTATTTTGATGATTTGGCCAGTCACGGTCTCGACTTGTTCACCTTCTTATTAGGTGAGATCCAAAAAGTCCACGGCGTTGCCACCAACCAACAAGGCTTGTATTCCGCCTATGATGCAGTTTCTGGTTCTTGGATACACACTAACGACATTACCGGTGAAGGTGTTTGGAATTTTGGCACCCAAGATCGTGTAGATAAGGTTGAAATTTTAGGTTCTCAAGGAACCATAACCTTTGCCGTACTCGATGAGGCCCCGATTGAATTAAAAAATGCGGCTGGACATCAGGTTTTGGAGATACCACATCCAGAACACGTGCAACAATATCACGTGGAAAATATCAAAAACCACTTTCTGGGCAATGGTGAGCATCCTTCTTTGGGAAAATCAGCATTGCACACCAGTTGGATTATGGACCGAATTTTGGGAGTGATTTAA